From the Lactuca sativa cultivar Salinas chromosome 9, Lsat_Salinas_v11, whole genome shotgun sequence genome, the window tttacaccgattacattacaaaaatagccaaataaAACCGAAGTTGCAAAAATAACCatgaatttcgcagatggaatagtcTCATCTACGAAATGGGCtttccatctgcgaatgtacaagcagctaaagcacaactatgctttagctgcttgtacattcgcaggtggtttatttttatttttaattttttttctctatatatattgaaattgtagggtaaaatcgcagatggaataAACTCATCTGCGATTTACTCTGATTCCACCTGTGAAATTGcggttatttttaaattttaaatttttttttttaatattttagtttgactatgaaatctATTGGTTTATAGCTTGGttatatttaaatatacatcaccaacatcaacataatgtccgtaaacatgttttttttcatttttttgacttGAATTTTTTTCTTTTCAGTTTTATCTATCACACGCCTATTCATAACTCtaacttcttgttcggcaacattatttcgtagtcaaaccaattgatttcatagtcaaacaaaaaaaaattaaaaataaccgcaatttcgcagatggaatcagAGTAAATCGCAGATGGGGCTATTCCATTTGCGATTTTACCCTACAATTTCAATATATAtagagaaaaataaataaataaataaaccaccTGTGAATATACAAGCAgctaaagcacagttgtgctttagctgcttgtacattcgcagatagAAAGCCATTTCGTAGATGGgactattccatctgcgaaattcatGGTTAATTTTGCAACTTCGGTTTTTTTGACTTGCAAATAGATCCATCTCAGTTATCGCACCTCCATCAAagcctttctcttgttgttccttgACTTGCAACAAAGATGTATATCAATGTCAACGTTTTCAACTTACCAAAGACAACAGTGAGATGTAGCAGCGGAGGAGGAAACAACAATTTAAGACAATGGTAGACTGAAGAGCATTGATCTAGTGGTCGACGATTTGGTGAGATTCGACAGTGATAACGGATCTAGAGGTGGTAACATGACGATGTTGGTGATGACAGTAGAGGTTTGGCGGTGATGTCGATGACAAATATGGTGGTTCAACAATGTTTTCATCAGATCTCGTCAGATCTGTGTTTTTGTTGGCAGTTTGGTAGCGACAGGGAGAGGGAAGACAAAGTCAGAGAAGTCGTCGGAGGAAACGATAAGATGTCACCGACGGTGGTGGCGATCGTCGACAATCTTGCTCTTGATAATGGCTAGAAAAAGTGGGAGAAGAATAAATGAGcttgttgagagagagagagagagagagagagagagatcgatTTGATTTTGAATCAGATGTTATGTGTTTAAAAAAAGGGTTTTGGTTTCATAATATTTACTATCATTTCACTCCTTTTTATGTTTATTAAAGAGTGGGCaaagatttgtatatatttacGATCATACCATTTGTAAACGTATATGtgataaataaaaaatatgtcTTTAATTATGAGCTAAGAATAATGGGTTttagggttcttaatcttttttggttctcatttgaatttatatatatatatatatatatatatatatatatatatatatatatatatatatataaagtatccttaaaaaatttaaatataaaataagggtttatatattataataataataattagtcaATAATTATGTAAtatagagaaaatgacaaaaatagccatttacaccgattacattacaaaaatagccaaataaAACCGAAGTTGCAAAAATAACCatgaatttcgcagatggaatagtctcatctgcgaaatgggctttccatctgcgaatgtacaagcagctaaagcacaactatgctttagctgcttgtacattcgcaggtggtttatttttatttttaattttttttctctatatatattgaaattgtagggtaaaatcgcagatggaataAACTCATCTGCGATTTACTCTGATTCCACCTGTGAAATTGcggttatttttaaattttaaatttttttttttaatattttagtttgactatgaaatctATTGGTTTATAGCTTGGttatatttaaatatacatcaccaacatcaacataatgtccgtaaacatgttttttttcatttttttgacttgaattttttttcttttcagtttTATCTATCACACGCCTATTCATAACTCtaacttcttgttcggcaacattatttcgtagtcaaaccaattgatttcatagtcaaacaaaaaaaaattaaaaataaccgcaatttcgcagatggaatcagAGTAAATCGCAGATGGGGCTATTCCATTTGCGATTTTACCCTACAATTTCAATATATAtagagaaaaataaataaataaataaaccaccTGTGAATATACAAGCAgctaaagcacagttgtgctttagctgcttgtacattcgcagatagAAAGCCATTTCGTAGATGGgactattccatctgcgaaattcatGGTTAATTTTGCAACTTcggtttttttttgctatttttgtaatgtaattagtgtaaatgactatttttgttattttctctGTAATATATAGGCATACCTCaagtcatatcaaattgagtatTTGAGTTATTAAGTCAAAGTGGTTTTAACTTTTAACCCTTAAATTTAGTAGCATGCAAATATGCAATGCATCTTTTGCACTCTCTACCGGTCGCAAACATCCATACATTGTGTTTTAGAAACAGGGGAGGAAAATGACTAATTGATAATCACACTTTCTGAATATCTAATGAATCATATAGCGATAATTTCATTAATTTGACAAATATACAAGGAATGGTAtcacaaatttcaaatttcaatatAAAGATAATCTACAAAACGCATTTCAAGTTCATAGACACAAAAAGTGAGAAACAAAGTTTACATTTTATACCCCTGACATGTAATAAATCATATACTTTAACTTGTAAGGCTTTGGCACCGTATAAATTCAGTCTAACCCTAAACCCTCTTTACACTAGTAGAAGATAAACGTTTATAATACGGCCAATTTATTTGAGGCAGAGGTTATCTTATCTACCAAGGAAGCCTTGAATTTTATTGGTCAGTTTGCAGAAGAAACCAAAATTGGATGTTATATGGTCCCTAAATCGTTTCTATTTCAATCGAGATTTTAGTTTTAGAGAAGAATTATCGGAGATTCGATTCGACATGGCAAAGGGAGAATCAAAACCTTTGAAATCTGTTGTGGTGGTGTTAGGAGCCCTAGCTTTTGGTTGGGCGGCGATTGAGTTGGCTTTTAAACCTTGGCTCGACAAGGCTCGAGCCTCCATGGACAAGTCCGACCCTACTCGTGATCCTGACGACATCGATCTCGACGCCGGCGCTAAGGCGTCGTCGGATGAAATCGACCCTGCAGctgcctcctcctcctcctcagcgGCCCCCTCTGATTGATTAATCCTGCCATCCAAAACTACCAATAAGTTGCTTATTCCCCTCTACATATTCCTACGAGTTAGATCTGATATTGTTTTTTATTGCTTCAAATTTCTGGATTGGTATAGATTTGAATCTGTGTTCTCTTAATTTGTTGAATCAAACTTATAGTTTTGAAATTTCGCATTAAGATTTTTAAACCCTGTTCGACGATTACGAATTGATAAAAATATCGGTGATATCAAACGAGCGTAAACAGAATCGATTCATCAAAATCATATGATATGATTTACATGCTTACCAATCTGTCTATGGAGTTAATGCAAGCATCCGGCAACAACCAAGCTGTTAATCATTATGTAAAGCATGTGTTGTGGCCGGCATAGGTCCATCCGGAGATCTATCTAATTCATTAATGAAGAAGATAATGATCCTTTAAAACAATGAACATGTATCATCACTTATTATCCATGCCCTACAATGGAACAACTctt encodes:
- the LOC111886394 gene encoding outer envelope membrane protein 7; this translates as MAKGESKPLKSVVVVLGALAFGWAAIELAFKPWLDKARASMDKSDPTRDPDDIDLDAGAKASSDEIDPAAASSSSSAAPSD